In the genome of Dromiciops gliroides isolate mDroGli1 chromosome 1, mDroGli1.pri, whole genome shotgun sequence, the window AggtctagtttttttttccttaactatacctttttttcaattatcaattCATTTACTCACATGACATATAGAGACTAAACTGATGCAGACTACAGGTGGTACTTCTGTTCTCATCACTAGGATAAATTAAGTCAACAAGTCCAgtccaattctctcttttttttttttacagattttttCAAATCACCATGGTGTTCCCCAGTATCCCCCCCTCCTTCTATATGCCTGAGAACtcttccatataacaaatagtattaaAGACCAAAAAGAGAAGAGGTAAATTTTCCATAAGTAATGAATATActgaaaaagtctaaaaatatttGCAATATCCAACAAATGTGGATATGTCAAGTTTACAAAGGGTTGGGTATGAAAGGTCTTATCTCTCTTCTTCTGAGTCTTGGttattcttttacattttgaAACATTCACTTTGATTGTTATTTGTGTGGGTGGTCattctttcccaattacattgtagtcattgtgtatattgtttcattctctctgcttacttccctctgcatcatttcatgtatatTCAAGCTGCTTTGTATTCATCACATgcgtcatttcttacaacacaccTTTTTATATCCATTGAGCAGCACAATGCTTGAATCTGAGTGttttagtaagtgcttgttgaattgcatTCTTGCAATGAATCTTCTCTGAACTCTTATGGATTAACAAATCAGCCTTTTCATATGaggtttattaataaaataatttattagtaAAATAGAATTAttgaaaagaatgcattttaCATGAGAAATATAATAAACAATAAGCTCAATATAAATAGTACAGTAATGTTCCttctatgaaaaataaatacaaatattagcATGAGAATAAATAgtacaaataaatgaacaattaaataaataaatagagataaataaataaatggataatgaACGGGGGCAGTACATTATAAAATATTCAGTTATTGAACACAGATGATGATTCTCTGTATTCAAAGCCTCTTTCAATAGAGGAATGAATGGCAACTTATATTATAATGAAATTATTCAATGAAGACAGATATTTTCAGTTGATGGAGAACCAAATCTTTCTAATAATTGTTTAATTTTAGGAAGCAGCCAATTATTTGAAGAACTGAAagtctattttttcttccttaaggCCTGAGTTTTCCTGTGAGTTTGTTCATGAAGAGAAAGACCCTTCTGATCTCTACCCGCACAATCTCCCAGGCACAGCGGCTGTATTCTTTGCCCTTCAGGTACTGGCTTATTCCTTGGAAGTAGCTCTTCAGGGCCAGGCTGGGGTTCTCCTTTCCCAAGGAAGCCTCTTCCCATTCCACATCCTGTCTAAGACAGCTCTCCAGTTGTTCCATCTGCTGATCCAGTCCACTGAGCAGTTGCATGAGCTGGGTCTGATTCCAAGCAGCAGGAGTGGCATTCAAGCTGAAGAGGGTAAAGATCTGCTGGAGCATCTCATGCACAATGACTGGGGCACTTTCCCTCTGGAGCTGGCTGCCCTGCATGGCTTCCTTTGGGAAGCTGAAGTTGGTCCTGTCCTTCAGACATGGCACTAGGGAAAATGTGCTCATTTGGTTCAGAAGTGAGAAGTCTTCCCGCATGCCCTGAGTCAGGTCACAGGCCAGGGAGCAGAGGGTGCTGGAGCAGAGCAGCACCAGGGCCAGTGGCAACAAGCTCCAGGATGTCATGTTGAGGCTGAGGAGAGTTTGGGGTTGAGCTGGGAGACCAGTGAGCCTTTGTCTCAGCTTCTTGGGTTATCTGGCCTCTGGGTCCCTCTCCCTTATATAGGCCTAAGTGtgattttcttttcactttcttctttcttttacttaCTTTCCATATTGTTCAAAGAAGATGTCAttaaagtctctttttttttcatatttgtgaaACTCCaacaaaatttcccctaaaatAGGGTTTACAGATGAAGCTTTTTGAGATCAGACAtcctattttacttatttttttttattgcattcCCTTCTAGGGCTCATATAATCATTTgctaaagaccaaaaaaagaatgaaagaaagtaaaaatcagTACACTTGAGTATGTATTCAGATATTAAGTCTTTCTGTGGAGGCAGATAGCCTGTTCAGaatcatgagtcctctgggattgtctttgatcactttattactgagaatagctaagtcatccacAATTCTTCatagaatattactgttactatctATAATGTTCTGCTGCTTCTGCTCACtaccctttgcatcagttcctatgagactttccatgtttttcttttcttttctttctttctttctttctttctttctttctttctttctttctttctttctttctttctttctttctttctttctttttgggcaatgatggttaagtgacttgcccagggtcacacagctagtaagtgccaaatgtcaggttctcctgaatccaggacctgtgctttatccactgcaccacctatctgcctcccccgtgtttttctaaaaccatcatgCTTGTCATGTCCTatgacacagtaatattccatcaccatcatatactacaactcaTGGAGCCATTGCCCaatgatgagcatcccctcaatttgcaattcctagccaccatgaaaagagctgttataaatatttatgtacaagtacatcttttccctttttttatgatccctttggaaTATAGATGTAGCAGTAATACTGCAGGATCCAAATGTATGAGttgttttatagcccttagggcatagttcccaattgttctctagaatgggtAAATCAGTATACCACTCCACCAATAGTATATTGCTGTGACTTTTCTTAATAAAATATCCTTTCCTGGCCACCACTTCCCTAAATGTATTGCCTCCAACTATGAGAGTATAAGATCCTAAATTAGGGTCAAAGGGTCAATTAGCAGTGTAGACAAGATACTTTTTTTAGACACAATGAGCTCCTCCAAAAGGTATTAGGCACTAGATATAGAATGACTACAGCTAATTTCATAAGACAAAACAGGAAAGTCACCTGACAAGGTAAAATCCTTATGAATGAACCTCAGAGATTCCTAATCATTAAAGTGCTGGTCCTTCACCCCTTTACTAGTCCCCAGCAAGCTCTTGCATAATGTGTACAAATTAAACTAGGTACTTATTCCTTGGATCATATTGGAATCCTTGGCTCATCTAGTGACTAAATAGCATTCCCACAGAGAAGGAAAGTCAGCTTGCAATAGGGGATAGTGACCTTGTGACAAATTTCTTCTGGTGCAATGTGAGACCCCTTCTCTGGGAGAATGCTGTACCTCCCTACACAATGTCCTGATCAGTGAGAAGGGTTGTATGAGCTTCTGGGGACAAGTAGCCTTTCAGGATGATGTGAGCATATGCtggtgtgtgggtatgtgtgtgtgtgtgtgtgtttgtgctcaGGTACGTGAACTCACAGATGAGATTACATACTTAATGAGAAAGGGCACAATCATCTAGAAGACAAGTGctttcaaacaaaataaaaataaaaaattgtcaTTAAAGTAAAACAAAGGCACTATGCTTAATGGAAGCATAACAATTAATGAATTAAACCATATATCCACTGTGCTTTAGAGCTTCAAGATTCATAAAGAAAACTTAACTGAATTgccaaaatacaaaaacatttacaTGAGCTTGTGGAATTGAACTACTGACACATCACAATAAGCCTAAGTTTGAGGACTCAGAGTCAACagaaatgatttctaaagtcccttctagctccagcaattgcaatctcaatctctctctctctctctctctctctctctctctctctctctctctctctctctctctctctctctctctcttttggtgaggcaactggggttaagtgacttgcctagggtcacacagcaagtaattgttaagtgtctgaggctggatttgaactcaggtcctcctgactccagggctggtgctctatccactgtgccacctagctgcccctccaacaatctctctctctctctctctcttttatttttagtgaggcaattggggttaagtgacttgctcagggtcacacagccagtaagtgttaagtgtctgaggctggatttgaactcaggtactcctgactccagggctggtgctctatccaatgtgccacctagctgccccccaacaatcTCTTAATCTGTGATTTATGACTAGTGCCTAAATGAGAAGCAAGTTTTCTGTGAAGTTAGATTGGTGAGACTCTATCTAGGGCAACCAAAAACAACTTTTAATAATAAGATTGAGCTCAATTCTTACTCTGCAGAGTAAGGCAGGGAATCTCTGTCCCATGGATTCCCCTTTGATACTTGCTAAACTGTGAGAAAAACAGGGTCATCTTGGTGTTGTGGGGTACCCACACAAATAGCCTATCTTGGCATTTCCTTAATAACTGATTGTGCCTTCATGTGTGAATGATCTGTACCCTTGAACCTCCATAGAATCCCCCTCAGCTAACTCTTCTAGCCTCCAGATACAACTCGTTGCCTTGCCTAGGCTCCAGGCCTTATT includes:
- the LOC122750636 gene encoding interferon tau-2-like encodes the protein MTSWSLLPLALVLLCSSTLCSLACDLTQGMREDFSLLNQMSTFSLVPCLKDRTNFSFPKEAMQGSQLQRESAPVIVHEMLQQIFTLFSLNATPAAWNQTQLMQLLSGLDQQMEQLESCLRQDVEWEEASLGKENPSLALKSYFQGISQYLKGKEYSRCAWEIVRVEIRRVFLFMNKLTGKLRP